Proteins from one Candidatus Melainabacteria bacterium RIFOXYA2_FULL_32_9 genomic window:
- a CDS encoding energy-coupling factor ABC transporter ATP-binding protein, whose amino-acid sequence MEYILEAKDIIFNYAGDVAALKGISVKIEKGKKTVFLGENGAGKSTLFLHFNGILKPNKGKILFKNQEVKYDKKSLTELRKCVGIVFQDPDTQLFSASVSQEVSFGPMNLGFPREKIEQYVNYALEAAGISDLQDKPTHFLSYGQKKRVTIASIIAMEPEVIIFDEPTNYLDPKHKIQIMDFLTELNKNGVTVILSTHDVDIAYAWADNIIVIKDGMLLKEGDPEEIFRDPEVLECANLTSPVILDIYNELTRNNYINKQSFIPRTKTELFELLNANVKAY is encoded by the coding sequence ATGGAATATATACTGGAAGCAAAAGATATCATATTCAATTACGCTGGAGATGTTGCGGCTCTCAAGGGAATATCGGTAAAAATAGAAAAAGGGAAAAAAACAGTATTCTTAGGAGAAAATGGAGCAGGAAAATCCACACTTTTTCTACACTTTAACGGTATTTTAAAACCTAATAAGGGAAAAATTTTATTTAAAAATCAGGAAGTTAAATACGACAAAAAATCTCTAACAGAACTACGTAAATGCGTTGGAATAGTATTTCAAGATCCAGATACACAATTATTTTCTGCAAGCGTTTCACAGGAAGTTTCTTTTGGCCCCATGAATCTTGGATTTCCAAGAGAAAAAATTGAACAGTATGTAAATTATGCTCTAGAAGCAGCAGGTATATCAGATTTACAGGATAAGCCAACTCATTTCTTAAGTTACGGTCAGAAAAAAAGAGTAACTATAGCCAGTATTATCGCCATGGAGCCTGAAGTCATTATTTTTGATGAACCAACTAATTATCTTGACCCTAAACATAAAATTCAAATAATGGATTTCCTTACAGAATTAAATAAAAATGGTGTAACAGTAATATTATCAACCCATGACGTTGATATAGCATATGCCTGGGCTGATAACATAATAGTAATAAAAGATGGAATGCTGTTAAAAGAAGGAGATCCTGAAGAAATATTTAGAGACCCTGAAGTACTTGAATGCGCTAATCTTACATCTCCAGTTATTCTAGATATTTACAATGAACTTACAAGAAATAACTATATAAATAAGCAGTCTTTTATACCTAGAACAAAAACAGAATTATTTGAACTTCTGAATGCAAACGTTAAAGCATATTAA